A single genomic interval of Polynucleobacter necessarius harbors:
- a CDS encoding TAXI family TRAP transporter solute-binding subunit — MDHEPVWIFYRKDVFNERAHITDRDIAKLKINIGPVGSGTRTQALNIFKLNNLNTHSPNLLRLGNADGVQALESGQIDGVVLVDGFDSPNVQKLITNPAIRLSTFQRADDYTRLLPCLEEVSVPMGGFELGNNIRDHTIQLIPTTTNLLIDDRLHPSYPGAFFRGRP; from the coding sequence TTAATGAGCGTGCTCATATTACTGACCGAGATATCGCTAAGCTGAAGATTAATATTGGACCGGTTGGCAGTGGCACACGTACGCAGGCGTTAAATATATTTAAGTTAAATAATTTAAATACTCATTCTCCAAATTTATTAAGACTTGGAAATGCCGATGGAGTACAAGCGCTAGAGTCGGGTCAAATCGATGGCGTTGTTTTAGTAGATGGCTTTGACTCTCCAAATGTCCAAAAACTAATTACAAATCCCGCTATTAGGCTGTCTACATTTCAGCGCGCAGATGACTATACTCGTTTATTGCCTTGTTTAGAGGAGGTTTCTGTGCCGATGGGTGGTTTTGAGCTAGGAAACAATATTCGCGATCACACTATCCAGCTCATCCCCACTACCACCAATCTCTTGATTGACGATCGCCTGCATCCCAGCTATCCAGGTGCTTTTTTTAGAGGCCGCCCGTGA